Proteins co-encoded in one Mastacembelus armatus chromosome 24, fMasArm1.2, whole genome shotgun sequence genomic window:
- the LOC113137684 gene encoding acyl-coenzyme A thioesterase 1-like — protein MASQIRLKILPSVRCLFDKVVQIKVEGLAPHKTLELRSKLVDDRGETFKATALYEADKHGEVDLCCAPSLGGSYTGVEPMGLFWAMAPVTPHSKFLKKNVLSPSVVVIEALSGDTGELLASETNERGYMTEGMQRIPVQEGRIRGVLFIPPGKGPFSGIIDLYTLGGGLTEPRASLLANKGFVVLALAYYGYKDLPKKPTNLDLEYFEEAVKFLRRQPQVKGPGIGILSISHSGALALSMSSLLSGISATVCINGSNANSIIPLHYKDMVFPALPPDLKNIKNTDSGLFDVRDVLPDPTLEKNRASLIPIERASCHFLFAVSEDDHNWNSALFAKQAAATLRSSGKESFEVVTYPKAGHFLEVPHMPCCPSGFHAAVGSNVVFGGEPKAHSDSQLDLWEKVQEFFKNHLDQST, from the exons ATGGCCTCTCAGATCCGTCTGAAAATTCTCCCCAGTGTTCGTTGTCTCTTTGATAAAGTGGTGCAGATAAAAGTGGAGGGACTTGCTCCTCACAAAACACTAGAACTGAGGTCCAAACTTGTTGATGACAGAGGGGAAACTTTCAAAGCCACTGCCCTATATGAAGCAGACAAACATGGCGAAGTTGATCTCTGCTGTGCACCTTCTCTGGGAGGAAGTTACACTGGAGTGGAGCCAATGGGTTTGTTTTGGGCCATGGCTCCGGTCACTCCACACAGTAAATTTCTGAAAAAGAATGTGCTCAGCCCATCAGTAGTGGTGATAGAAGCCCTGAGTGGAGACACTGGTGAGCTCTTAGCCTCTGAAACCAATGAAAGAGGATACATGACAGAGGGGATGCAGAGAATACCTGTGCAGGAGGGCAGGATACGAGGAGTCCTCTTCATACCACCAG gaaagGGTCCATTCTCTGGAATTATAGATTTGTACACTTTGGGTGGAGGCCTAACTGAACCCAGAGCCAGCCTGTTGGCAAATAAAGGTTTTGTTGTTCTGGCCTTGGCCTATTATGGCTACAAGGATTTACCAAAGAAACCTACAAACCTGGACTTGGAGTACTTTGAAGAAGCTGTAAAATTTCTGAGGAGACAGCCACAG GTCAAAGGCCCTGGGATCGGCATCTTATCGATCTCTCATAGTGGTGCTTTGGCTTTGTCAATGTCATCTTTGCTCTCAGGGATCTCAGCAACCGTCTGCATAAATGGCAGTAATGCAAACAGTATAATTCCATTACACTACAAAGACATGGTTTTTCCTGCACTTCCCCCAGACCTaaagaatattaaaaacacagattctGGGCTTTTTGATGTACGTGATGTCTTACCAGATCCTACTTTGGAAAAGAATAGGGCGTCTTTGATTCCAATTGAACGTGCCAGCTGCCactttctgtttgctgtttctgAAGATGACCACAACTGGAACAGTGCTTTATTTGCAAAGCAAGCTGCTGCAACACTGAGAAGCAGTGGCAAAGAATCATTTGAGGTGGTCACATATCCTAAAGCTGGGCACTTTTTGGAAGTCCCTCACATGCCCTGTTGTCCATCTGGGTTTCATGCAGCTGTAGGGAGTAATGTGGTGTTTGGTGGGGAGCCAAAAGCCCACAGTGACTCTCAGCTGGACCTGTGGGAAAAAGTTCAGGAGTTCTTTAAGAACCATTTGGACCAGAGCACCTAA